Genomic segment of Pararhodobacter zhoushanensis:
TCGCCGACGCGGGTGCCGAGCGCCAGAAGCCGGTCGGCGGTGGCGCGGCGGCGGTCGGTGACGATCTGGCGCAGACTGGTCCCTTCCTGAGACAATTTGCGCTGCAACGTCCGCGGGGATTCCCCCATCCGCGCGGCCAGCGCGACCAGCGTGACCGGCGTTCGGCCCAGCGTGGCCGAGACCAGCGCCTCGATCTGCTGGGTCACGGTGTCGGCTTCGGGGATCAGGCCGATCAGTTCCGCGATGTGGCGTTCGAGCGCCGTGATCAGGGGTTTATCCTCGACCCGGACGCCCTGTTTCGAGAAATCGGGGTCGATCAGGATGCGGTTGGCGGCCTGCCCGAACTGCAGCGGGCAGCGAAAGCACTTCTCCAGCACGCTGGTGTCGGCAGGTGCCGGGTGTTCGAATTGCACGCCCAGCGGCGGGGTGCGGCCGCCGAAGCCGCTGCGCAGGATCTGCATCAGCGAGACCATCGAGAACTCGGCATCCTGCTCGCGTGGCCAGGCTTTGTCGGTGGCGATCCGGTATGAGAACACATGCGCATCGGCGGTCTCGACGAACGAGGCTTCGGTCATGTGCTGCAAGGCACTGGTATAGCGGGCGAAGCGGTGCAATCCGGTGGCGATGCTGCTCGACAGCGACAGCAGGATGCCGACCGGGCCGACATCGCCCGCGCGGATCTCAAGCCCCAGCCGCGCGCCAAGCGCCGGGTCGCGCATCTGCACCGCCGCATCATCGAAGAACGCCAGATACGCGCCCATCGGCACCGCGCCATACGGATCGTCCAGCAGGCTGCGGCTGATGCCGTGGCGGCGCAGCAGAAGATCGGTGTTCTGGCGCGAGTCATCAAGCTTGCGCGCAATCGTCGCCAGAACCGAGCTGCGCACGGCGGCAAAGAGCGACGAAGAAGGCAGATTTGCAGACGGCATGGCGCAAATTATCGGATAATTGGCGCGTGTTCCAATGGTTTTTGGGCCGAGTCCTGCGAGACTTTTCGTAGGATTCCGGGCGCGGGATCAGGTCAGACTGGCCCCAGCGCGCTCAGGCCCCCTTCAACGCAGACAGGACCAGCGCGATGCTTGACCGCAATAACTTCCTGAAGGACCAGAACACCCTTCACCAATTCCACCCGATGACACACCCGCTGATTTCGCGTGAGCATCGCCCGCAGATCATCGTCGATAGTGATGGCTGTTATGTGACGGATATCGACGGCAACCGCATGGTCGATGGTCTGGGCGGTTTGTGGAACGTCAACGTCGGCCACAACCGGGCCGAGGTGAAAGCCGCAATCGTCAAGCAGATGGACCGCATCAGCTATTATTCCTCGTTTGCCGGGACGGCCACCGCGCCGTCGATCGAGCTGTCGGCGCGGGTGTGTCAGATGGGCGCGACCGAAGAGGTCGACAAGGTGATGTTCTCGGCCAATGGCTCGGATGCGGTGGAAACCGCGCTCAAGCTGGCGCGGCAATACTGGAAGCTGGTCGGCGAGCCGATGCGCACCAAGTTCATCTCGCTGAAACAGGGCTACCACGGCGTGCATTTCGGCGGGCTTTCGGTGAACGGCACGCCGTATTACCGCACCGTTTACGAACCGCTGCTGCCCGGCTGTTTTCAGATCGACACGCCCTGGACCTATCGCAACCCGTATTCCGAAGACCCGGCCGAGCTGACCAACGCGGTCATCACCCAGCTTGAGCGCACGATCTATCATGAAGGCGCGGGCACCATCGCCGCCTTCATCGCCGAACCCATTCAGGGCGCGGGCGGGGTCATCGTGCCGCCGGCGGATTTCTGGCCACGGCTGCGGGCGGTCTGTGACCAGCACGGCATCCTGTTGATCGCGGATGAAGTGGTCACCGGCTTTGGCCGCAGCGGGTCGATGTTCGGATCGCGCGGCTGGGGGGTGAAGCCCGACATCATGTGTCTGGCCAAGGGGATTACCTCGGGCTACGTGCCCTTGGGCGCGACCACGCTGAACAAGCGTGTGGCCTCGGCCTGGTACGACGGGTTCACGCCTGAGGGCGTGATCATGCATGGCTATACCTCGACCGGGCACCCGCTGGCCTGCGCCGCCGCACTGGCGGTTCTGGATATCGTCGAAGGCGAGGATCTGCCGGGCAACGCCGCCCGAATGGGCGAACGGCTGATGGCCGGGCTGAAGCCACTGGCCGAGACGTGCTCGGTGGTCGGTGAAGTGCGGGGCAAGGGGCTGATGATCGGGCTGGATTTCGTGTCCGACAAGAAGACCCGCACGCCGATCGACCCCGGCACCGGCATTGTCGAGCGCATCGCAGGCTATGCCCGCGAGAAGGGCGCGATTGTGCGCCCGGCGGGCTCGGTCATCATCCTGTCGCCGCCGCTGGTGATCGGCGAGGCCGAAATTGACGTGATCATCGACGCGCTGACCTATGGGTGTGCGCGCTACGACGCAGAAACCCGGGCGTAACGTCCGGGCCTCAGCCTGACCCGGATGCCAGCAAGACGCGTTCAGGATGTCCAAAGGATGTGCAGAGCGCGAATCCGGGTCAGGTTGCAATAAAAAGAACGTGAAATACGATATAAGAACCACCACTATGGACCCCAACAGGAGCCAAGCCATGACAAAAACACTGCTGACCCTTTCGACCGCGCTGCTCGCGCTGATGCCGCTGGCCGCCGCCGCCGAATACCCCGAACGCCCGGTCGAGTTCATCGTGCCCTGGCCGCCGGGTGATCTGGAAGACGTGCTGACCCGCATGATCGCCGACCGGTTCCAGGCGACCTACGGCGTTCCGGCCGCCGTGGTGAACAAGCCCGGTGGCGGCGGCGGTCCGTTCCCCGGCGCGGTCGATGTGGCGCTGGCGCCGGCCGATGGCTACACGGTCGGCTCGTTCGTGATCGACGTGCCGCTGGTCGGTCCGCATATCGGCATCCCGCCGCTGACGCCCAATCCTTTCGATCCGATTGGCATCTTTGTGACCTATCCCTTTGTCATCGCGACCTCGGGCGATGCGCCTTATCAGACGCTGCAAGAGCTGGCGGCCTATGCGCAGGACCATGCGGTCAGCCTGGGCCATTTCGGCGACGAGACGACGCCCGCGCGCCATTCGATGGCTTTGGCGCAGGCGCTGGGTTTCTCGTATGCCAGTTCCTCGGCGTTTGACATGCTCGACTGCAACACGCTGGCCTCGGGCGATGCGGATGTGATCAACACCACGCTGCAACTGATCCGCCCCTGTCTGGACAGCCTGACCATTCTGGCTGCCGTGACCAACGAGCGGATCTCGATCCTGCCCGACGTGCCGACGGCGGGTGAAATCGTGCCGGAACTGGATGTGTCCACGTGGAACGGTCTGTTTGTACGCAGCGATACCCCGCAAGATGCGCGGGATCGCATCGCGGCGGTGGCGGCAGAAGTGATGGCCTCGGACGAGGCGACACAACTGGCCGCAGACACGGGCGCGCTGATCTACTGGATGGATGCGGCCGCATCCCAAGAGCAGATGGCCCGCGACGTCGAGACCTTGGGTCGAATCAGCGCCTTTCTGGGCGAGTGATCCGCCGATCCTGAAAACCGCATGACGGGGTCCGGGTTGTCCGGACCCCTCACCACTTGAGGGATCATCATGCAGCGCGTCCTCAGTTTTCTGGAAATGTTCCGCCGGTCGCGCAGGCCGGGCGATCTGATTTTTGCCTTGGGGTTTGTTGCCCTGTCAGCCGTTCTGGCCGCCATGCTTCCGTGGCAGGTGCGCTGGGTGCCGCGTCTGGCCGCGCCGGCGCAACCGGCGTTCTGGCCCGCGATCGGCGTCGCGATGATGCTTGGCTTCGGCCTGCTGCATCTGGCCTCGACCTGGGTGTCGCCCCGGCTGGCCGGCCGGCGCGAGGAGGTGTTGCTCTGGCTGCGCTCGCTCGAGTATGTCGTGTGGTTCGTCGCCTATGTGGTGATCGTGCCGCTGCTTGGCTACCTGCCCGCAACGGTACTGTTTGCCATGACGCTCAGCTGGCGGCTGGGCTATCGCACCGCGCGGACACTGGGGCTGGCGGCGCTGTTCGGCTTAGGCACGGTGCTGGTGTTCAAGGCCGGCCTGGGTGTGCGCATCCCGGCAGGGGCGCTGTATAGCGGATTGCCCGACAGCATCCGGTCTTTCGCCATGAGCCGGCTGTAAGGGGGCAACCATGTCAGACATTATTTCCGCCGTTCACCTGCTGATGCAGTGGCAGGTCGTCGCGGCCGTGCTGATCGGCTCTATCGGCGGGGTCATCATCGGCGCCATTCCGGGGATCGGCCCGGCTGTCGCCATCGCGATCCTGCTGCCCGCCACCTTCTCGCTGGACCCGCTGGTCGGGCTGGCGCTGCTGTTGGGCATCTATGGATCGTCGATGTATGGCGGCTCGTTGCCCGCTGTGCTGATCAACACGCCCGGCACCGCTGTCAACGCGCTGACCACCTATGACGGTTACCCGATGACCCAGCAGGGCCAGGCGCTGCGCGCGCTGGGGCTGGCCTATGGTGCGTCGTTCTTCAGCGCGATTGTCTCTATTCTGGCGCTGGTCCTGCTGTCTTCGGTTCTGGCCAAGGTCGCGCCGCTGTTCGGCTCGCGCGAGATCTTTCTGGCGGCGCTTCTGGGGGTCATTCTGGTGATCACCGCGCACAAGGGGCAGGTCGCCGCCGCCGGGATGATGGCCGGGCTGGGCATCTTGCTGCAATCGGTCGGCATGGAGCCGGTGCAATACAGCATGCGCTTCACCTTCGGGCAGGACTGGCTGATTCAGGGGCTGGATCTGATCGTGGTGGTGCTGGGCCTGTTCGCGTTCTCGCAAGCCTTCCTGCTGATGGTCGAGCCCGAGGACAAACCCACGGCCAAACCCATCGAAGGGTCGATGTTCCGCGCGATTTGCGAGGTGTTCCGCTACTGGCGCACTGCGCTGACCGGCAGCGGCTATGGGGTGCTGATGGGGATCATCCCCGGCGTGGGCGAGTTCACCGCGCAGTTCCTCAGCTACACCACCGCGCGCAAACGCTCAAAAACGCCCGAGATGTTCGGCAAGGGCAGCCCTGAGGGGCTTGTGGCCTCGGAAAGTGCCAATAACGCGGTGCCGGCGGCGGCGATGATCCCGCTGCTGGCGCTGGGCATCCCCGGCGAGGCGCTGACCGCGATGATGCTGTCCGTGTTCTATGTGCACAACGTCATCCCCGGCCCCGCGCTGTTCCGCGATCAGCTGGATTTCGTCTATGCGCTGTATCTGGCGCTGCTGGTGCTGAACGTGATCGTCATCGTGTTCATGCTGGTGTCGTCGAACTTCCTGATCAAGGTGATCCGCATCCCGACGCGCTATCTGGGGATGATGATCCTGCTGCTCAGCTTTGTCGGCGTCTACAGCCTGCGCAATTCGGTGATCGACTGCATGCTGGCTGCCGGGTTCGGGGTGTTCGGGCTGATCCTAAAACGGCTCAACGTGCCGATCGTACCGCTGATCTTGGGTATGGTTCTGGGTTCGATCATGGAGGTCAAGCTGCGGGCCGCGATGGGCCGGGTCGACGGGCTGGCCGATTTCGTGTCGCGGCCGATCTCGGCGCTGCTGGTGATCGCGATCATCTGGCTGGTGATCAATGCCATCCGCACCGGTGTGCGCGACATGCGGCTGCGGGCGGCCTTGGCGGCCGAATAGACCGCGACGCATCGGGCTTTTCGCGCCGGGCGGTCCGTGACAGGATCGCCCGGCGTTTTCCATTCGGGGGCTGTGATGTCGGCTGAAACTGCGTTCGCCGGGGTGGTCGGGGCCGAGCATGTGCTGGGGCCCGCGCGGCTTGCCCTGCGCGATCCCGGTTGGTGCGCGGGCTCGCAGGGGGCGGGGCTGCTGGTGCGGCCCGGCTCGACGGCAGAGCTGGCAGAGGTGATGCGCGTCGCCGCTGCCGAGGGCCTGTCGGTGGTGGCGCAGGGCGGGTTGACCGGGTTGGTTGACGGGACATGGAGCGCGCCGGGACAGGCGATCGTGTCCTTCGAGCGCATGGCGCGGATTGTCGATCTGGACGCAGCGCAGGGTGTGGCGGTGGTGGAGCCGGGGGTGACCTTGGCCGCTTTGGATGCCGCGCTGGCGCCGTTGGGCCTGATGGCGGGCGTCGATATCGCTGCGCGCGACAGTTGCACGATTGGCGGGATGGTGGCGACCAATGCCGGGGGCACGCGGGTGCTGCGCTACGGGATGACGCGCGCCTCGGTGCTGGGGCTTGAGGTGGTGCTGGCCGATGGGACGGTGCTGGACCTGATGGCGCCGCTGCTCAAGAACAATGCGGGCTATGATCTGAAACAGGTGTTTATCGGGTCGGAGGGGACTCTGGGCTTGGTGAGCAAGGTGGCGCTGCGGGTGTTTGCGCGCCCGCAGGGAAGTGCCTGTGCACTGGTCGGGCTGGAACCGGGTGCGCTGGGCGCGGTGATGGTCGCGCTGCGGGCGGGGCTGGGTGACGGGCTGGCGGCAATCGAGGCGATGTGGCCGGGGTATTACGACACTGTGGCCGGGCTGATCGGGCTGACGCGGCTGCCGATGGCCGGGCAGGGGCTGTATGTGATTGTCGAGGCGACGGGGACCAGCGATGCCGCCGCGCGGTCGGCGTTGGAGGCATGTCTTGAGCCGCTGCTGGAGGCCGGGCTGCTGGCCGACGCGGTGATCGCGCAGTCGCAGGCCGACCGGGCGGCGATCTGGCGCATCCGCGAGGAAAGCGGCGCAATTGATGCGGCGTATGGCGTGGCGCTCAGCTATGACGTGGGGCTGCGGCTGGCGGATCTGCAGGGCTATGTGGAGCGGCTGACGGCGCGCTCGCCCGCGCCGCCGCTGGTGTTCGGGCATGTGGGGGATGGCAACCTGCACGTGATGTTCGCACTGCCCGAAGGGGTAGAGCGCGCGCCGTTTGACGCGCTGGTCTATGACACGCTGGCCGAGATTGCGGGGTCCACCGTCTCGGCCGAGCACGGGATCGGGCTGGAAAAACGCGCCGCCCTGCAGGCCGCGCTGCCACCGCCGGTGCTGGCCGCGATGCGCAGCCTGAAGGCGGCGTTCGATCCGCAGAACCGGCTGAACCCGGGAAAGGTGCTGTGATGTCCAACCTCGACCCCGAAAACTGGGATGACTACCGCCAGCAGGCCCATGCGCTGCTCGATGCCTGCATCGACCGGCTGGCGAGTGCGCGGGAGCATCCGTGGCAACCGCTGCCCGAAGCCGTGCGCGCCAGCTATGCGCTGGATGGTATGGCGCGGGGCGAGGGGGCTTTGGCGGTCGAGCTGGCCGAGAGCGTGCTGCCGCATGGCACCGGCAACACGCATCCGCGGTTCTGGGGCTGGGTGCATGGCACGGGGCTGGCCAGCGGCGTGATGGCCGAGATGGTCGCGGCGACCATGAACGCCAATCTTGGCGGGCGGGCGCATGGCGCGGTCGAGATCGAGCGCGCGGTGATAGAGTGGACGCGTGGCGTGATGGGGTTTCCCGAGGGCGCGAGCGGAGTGTTCGTGACCGGGACATCTCAGGCGACGGTGATCGCGCTGGCCTCGGCCCGTGTGGCGGTGATGCCCGAAGTCCGCGCGCGCGGGCAGGGGGCGGTG
This window contains:
- a CDS encoding aminotransferase class III-fold pyridoxal phosphate-dependent enzyme, which codes for MLDRNNFLKDQNTLHQFHPMTHPLISREHRPQIIVDSDGCYVTDIDGNRMVDGLGGLWNVNVGHNRAEVKAAIVKQMDRISYYSSFAGTATAPSIELSARVCQMGATEEVDKVMFSANGSDAVETALKLARQYWKLVGEPMRTKFISLKQGYHGVHFGGLSVNGTPYYRTVYEPLLPGCFQIDTPWTYRNPYSEDPAELTNAVITQLERTIYHEGAGTIAAFIAEPIQGAGGVIVPPADFWPRLRAVCDQHGILLIADEVVTGFGRSGSMFGSRGWGVKPDIMCLAKGITSGYVPLGATTLNKRVASAWYDGFTPEGVIMHGYTSTGHPLACAAALAVLDIVEGEDLPGNAARMGERLMAGLKPLAETCSVVGEVRGKGLMIGLDFVSDKKTRTPIDPGTGIVERIAGYAREKGAIVRPAGSVIILSPPLVIGEAEIDVIIDALTYGCARYDAETRA
- a CDS encoding AraC family transcriptional regulator yields the protein MPSANLPSSSLFAAVRSSVLATIARKLDDSRQNTDLLLRRHGISRSLLDDPYGAVPMGAYLAFFDDAAVQMRDPALGARLGLEIRAGDVGPVGILLSLSSSIATGLHRFARYTSALQHMTEASFVETADAHVFSYRIATDKAWPREQDAEFSMVSLMQILRSGFGGRTPPLGVQFEHPAPADTSVLEKCFRCPLQFGQAANRILIDPDFSKQGVRVEDKPLITALERHIAELIGLIPEADTVTQQIEALVSATLGRTPVTLVALAARMGESPRTLQRKLSQEGTSLRQIVTDRRRATADRLLALGTRVGDVATALGYADGTAFWRARKGWEENAPGPHEPDA
- a CDS encoding tripartite tricarboxylate transporter TctB family protein, which codes for MQRVLSFLEMFRRSRRPGDLIFALGFVALSAVLAAMLPWQVRWVPRLAAPAQPAFWPAIGVAMMLGFGLLHLASTWVSPRLAGRREEVLLWLRSLEYVVWFVAYVVIVPLLGYLPATVLFAMTLSWRLGYRTARTLGLAALFGLGTVLVFKAGLGVRIPAGALYSGLPDSIRSFAMSRL
- a CDS encoding FAD-binding oxidoreductase codes for the protein MSAETAFAGVVGAEHVLGPARLALRDPGWCAGSQGAGLLVRPGSTAELAEVMRVAAAEGLSVVAQGGLTGLVDGTWSAPGQAIVSFERMARIVDLDAAQGVAVVEPGVTLAALDAALAPLGLMAGVDIAARDSCTIGGMVATNAGGTRVLRYGMTRASVLGLEVVLADGTVLDLMAPLLKNNAGYDLKQVFIGSEGTLGLVSKVALRVFARPQGSACALVGLEPGALGAVMVALRAGLGDGLAAIEAMWPGYYDTVAGLIGLTRLPMAGQGLYVIVEATGTSDAAARSALEACLEPLLEAGLLADAVIAQSQADRAAIWRIREESGAIDAAYGVALSYDVGLRLADLQGYVERLTARSPAPPLVFGHVGDGNLHVMFALPEGVERAPFDALVYDTLAEIAGSTVSAEHGIGLEKRAALQAALPPPVLAAMRSLKAAFDPQNRLNPGKVL
- a CDS encoding tripartite tricarboxylate transporter permease — translated: MSDIISAVHLLMQWQVVAAVLIGSIGGVIIGAIPGIGPAVAIAILLPATFSLDPLVGLALLLGIYGSSMYGGSLPAVLINTPGTAVNALTTYDGYPMTQQGQALRALGLAYGASFFSAIVSILALVLLSSVLAKVAPLFGSREIFLAALLGVILVITAHKGQVAAAGMMAGLGILLQSVGMEPVQYSMRFTFGQDWLIQGLDLIVVVLGLFAFSQAFLLMVEPEDKPTAKPIEGSMFRAICEVFRYWRTALTGSGYGVLMGIIPGVGEFTAQFLSYTTARKRSKTPEMFGKGSPEGLVASESANNAVPAAAMIPLLALGIPGEALTAMMLSVFYVHNVIPGPALFRDQLDFVYALYLALLVLNVIVIVFMLVSSNFLIKVIRIPTRYLGMMILLLSFVGVYSLRNSVIDCMLAAGFGVFGLILKRLNVPIVPLILGMVLGSIMEVKLRAAMGRVDGLADFVSRPISALLVIAIIWLVINAIRTGVRDMRLRAALAAE
- a CDS encoding tripartite tricarboxylate transporter substrate binding protein is translated as MTKTLLTLSTALLALMPLAAAAEYPERPVEFIVPWPPGDLEDVLTRMIADRFQATYGVPAAVVNKPGGGGGPFPGAVDVALAPADGYTVGSFVIDVPLVGPHIGIPPLTPNPFDPIGIFVTYPFVIATSGDAPYQTLQELAAYAQDHAVSLGHFGDETTPARHSMALAQALGFSYASSSAFDMLDCNTLASGDADVINTTLQLIRPCLDSLTILAAVTNERISILPDVPTAGEIVPELDVSTWNGLFVRSDTPQDARDRIAAVAAEVMASDEATQLAADTGALIYWMDAAASQEQMARDVETLGRISAFLGE